aaaggaccacatcatccgcaaaaagcagagatttgatcctaaggccaccaaaacggatcccctcaacaccttggctggtccagagattctgtccatgaaagtaatgaacagaatcggtgacaaagggcagccctggcggagtccaactctcaccggaaacgagcccgacttactgccggcaatgtggaccagactctgacaccggtcctacagggacctgacagcccgtatcaatatcagtatcagtatctccatggcctctccaaactcctcccacgcctGAGGTTTTGCCTCAGTTACCACCTGAGCTAAGCTGCCACAACTGAACCTGTGTGTCTCACAGGTGCACGGAACCGCCCCGGACATTGCGGGCCTGGACCTGGCCAACCCGACCGCCCTGCTGCTCAGTGGCGTCATGATGCTGCGCCACATGGGGCTGCACCAACACGCCGCCAAGATCCAGACGGCGTGTTTCGACACCATCAGGGAGAAGAAGGTGAGGCAGTTGTGATGGTTCTGGAGCCGCTTTGATGTGCGTCAGATTTAATCATGCTAAATGATTGGTGCTGTCGCCGTGGTAAcaagtgctgctgctgttccagGTGCTGACCAAGGACTTGGGAGGAAACTCAAAGTGCTCCGAGTTCACCACTGAAATCTGCCGTCGAGTTCAGGACCTGGACTGAGACCAGAGTGCAAAGGGCGGGGCTCTGTGGCCCCTCCTCCTCTGAGGGGGCGGGGCTCCGTggcccctcctcctctctgagGGGCGGGGTTCCGTggcccctcctcctctctgagGGGGCGGGGCTCTGTGGCCCCTCCTCCTCTGAGGGGGCGGGGTTCCGTGACCCCTCCTCCTATCTGAGGGGCGGGGTTCCGTgacccctcctcctctctgagGGGGCGGGGCTCCGTGGCCCCTCCTCCTATCTGAGGGGCGGGGTTCCGTgccccctcctcctctgagGGGGCGGGGCTCTGTGTCCAAATCATTCACATCTTGCATGACGCACAAATGAAACTTTACCATGAATGAGACTCAACCAAATATCATCTGATCGATGACATCAGCTTGTCTCTGTTGCtcagtaaaagttttttaaCGTTAGTTCTGCGTCAGCGCAGGTCAAGtgtcttatttattgtttctacttcctgttctGTTCACTTTCTGCCTGCAGAACCGCAAATATAGACGGTGTGTTTAATGTCCGTCCTCTTCATcgtttcctcttcctccctgaaCAGCCTCAGCTGTTCTCGGTACGGagggttctgattggttgactAGAGTCGGGTTAATCCCTTATTTGTAATTAATGTAGGAAATTTAACACAAACTGATTATACGACAATAAAGATGAATGAATGTTTCATCCGGTTACATATtacatatttacacatttagatAATTGATTTGTatgaattgaattattatttacgtatttatttccagtgtttctttttatctgagTGAAAAACGTGAATCATGagctaacaacaacactaaCCCTGGAGCTTCTTACATTTGGAGAgccaaaataaatcattaattaaatgtatcataaaataaaacttaaaatttaatAGACAAAAGTTGAGGGGTGGGGGTAACACTGATCTGTTCAGGCAGAACTAGTGGAGTGCCTTAGGATTAGCACCGCCCACGTCTCCAAACCCCGCCCACATCCCACAGAAAGAGGAGTTAGCAGCAGAGGCTAGCCACTCTAACCCAAAACAACAGGATGCACAGTTGAAGTATTCCAcactttctctttatttcactttgtgaaGCCAGATCTCCACGGTACTAAACATTTTCTCTACAACAACATGGAAGACAAGTTCTTACTCTGTACCGAAGTACAACAAAGGACAAAAGGAATAGGCGCCCCCTTGTGGTGATATCTGCAAGCATAATGACTGTCACAAGCCCCGCCCCTTGGAACGTGGCAgctaaaatcattttctgttgaTGCTGCAGGAACCATGAAATAATTATGCATTTAATTATCTGTCTGCTTCATATTTGGTTATTGTGTCATGCATATAATTACACTTGACTTGCATTCACTGATATAACTTTGAATTTTAATGATGCTATGAGCAGTGGTGGAGAAAATACTCTAACAAAGTATTAAAAGTGAAAGTACTGGCTGAATGTGTCACCTAATTGATAATACAATACCATTCAGTgtacttatttaattttagtacATCAGTGATGCTCCAGTTAGTGAACaatgctgcagataaaacatgtttttattgtgtttaggTTTATATTTGTGATTCTGGGCATCAGCATTTCAGAGATGACCTGCAGAGTTAAATGGAAGTagacaaaatgagagaaattattaaacctttgaaatgttttatttaacataataTAAGCATATTCAAGAGAAAATTGTTTCCCTGAAAAATGGACTTTAAACAGACCTAACAAGTGAGTGACTTGGAAACATCCTGTCTTATCATAGcatgatatttattttgaaagaaatccaacaggAAATCccactgaggaagaggagtgaaCTTGGGACCGCGGTGCTGCAGACCAGCTGACCTGAGACCAAGACCGGATCCCGCGGTACAGGACAatcaaatgtgaaatatgagtaaaattcttcttaaattgatctgaaagatcCACATAAAAACACTTAGAGCTGAAGTAAATTTAACCAACAtcattaaacaaacagaacattctgACTGTTGCAGATCGTCTGAACATTGATCAGCTACTTAAACACCTGCACTTccttattttgtgttaattgaAGCGAAAAACTCCGAACTGCCCAGCAAGAGTTCACGTTAAGGTGATAAAGGTTAAGCTAGCATAACTAACTTACTCTCCACTTTCTTTGTAtatacttttttaattaaagctttttactgaCCTGTGAAATGTGATCCTTAGACCTTGTTATCTTGCTGTCATACTGTTGACAATATCAAAACTTTGCGTCCTCTTCTCAGATTCTTTGCTTGATTGTGTCATTTCTCCACCACTGATATTCAGACTCCATGTAAAGCAGCTCATGTGTCTCACAGTGAGTCACATGATGTCCAATCCACTGGATTTACGTTTtacaaaggaattttaaaaagcattaccTGGCTGTTAATGCTTTGAATACGTGCATGTAACTCGGGATCTGTAGAGGATATAAAGAAAACAGGTGCAGGAAATATTGGTGGGGACTGTCCTCACCAGTCCTTCAGGAAGTTACGTCTATGTTGATTGGAcagttttattgtcatttttctttaagaGCGAACATGTCCCCCAGTCTGTGCCGGTCCAGCGCAGCTCGTTATTTTCATGTTCAGGGCTGGAGTGCAGGGAataaatggtccagtcaaacAGTTTGGCTGAATGATTTCCACAAACACGTTGGTAGGACCCCTTACTTTcgctgattaaataaatatcaatgtatatatttaaatagaataataatagctactgcagAGTACCAGAGCATCACAAGGacaaagaacggctctcagtgcGACTCCAGGCCTGTCGATGATAGTAAAGAGCCGTTCAGAAGAATCAGATCGTTCGTGAATGTCACATCACTGCATTGCTAACTTTGATCACAGCGTTGTCCCATACTGGCAACACGTCAGTCAACACCTCCGCACAATAATCCAGGGCAGTGAGCAACAACGTTTTTTCATAGCAAATGCAATTTGTCCCTGAAAAGCTAGTTTTGCTAACATCTGACGATTAGACAGACATCTTGTCCCACTCAGAggaaaccactgcgcatgtctcGGAGCTCCGTGTACGACTGAAAGGAGGAGGACACGTGTGATCAGTAAGTCAtgttattgcttggattttacaGCGCCACgttaagtccctgaacttcacattttagcgaacaaatttaaaaaacgcAATGGACCTGGATGTAATGAGTAACGCAACAGCTTTATAGAAATGTagtgaagtagaaagtacagatacttactaTAAAATATAGTAAGgtaaaagtcgaaagtatccaCATTTAAACGTACTTAAATACAGATACATGAAAATTGTACTTAAATAGTACTATTGTTCTTTACTGTCCCAGCAgaagcaggaacaggaagtggttgtCACCTCCGCCTTGAAAGCAAAGCTGAGGCTCGGACCCGAGCCGAACGGGTCCGAAGTCCGAGTCCGAACGGgacaaaattcataaaattttGTCCTGTTTGGCCCTCCATGCTAAAAACCTAGCTGGCAAAGTCTTTCAGTCCGTCCGCTAGGGGGCGGTGCGGCGCATCTTCACCAGCTGTTACAGCAgaagcaggaacaggaagtggttgtCACCTCCGCCTTGAAAGGAAAGCTGAGGTTCGGACTCGGACGGACCCAGAGGTTCCGGCTGCAGCATCATGGACGTGGAGGATGAGAGCATCCTGGTGTCCGTCTTCAAGGACAGCTTCCCGGACAGCTGGAGGGACAACCCGGACTTCTCGGCCTACCTGTCCGAGCTCAGCGCCTGCGGCCTGGATAAGCTGGGCCGGGAGCCGGAGCGGCTGGCCGAGGAGCGGAACCAGATCCTGCAGCAGACCCGGGAGCTGGCCTTCTCCAACTACCAGACCTTCATCCGAACCGCGGACTGCACCGAGCACATCTACCGGGACTTCGGCCGGGTGGAGGGCAGCGTGTCCCGACTGCTGGACAAGCTGCCCCGGTTCGGAGAGAGGTGCAGGTTGGTATCGGTCCGGGTGGAGGCCGATCAACTGTTTGTTACTCTAGACCCAGTGTTGGTTCTGTAGAATctataatctgtgaaaacactaAATATGTTGACCAGGTTCACTGCGGTCCAGTTCCAGAGACGGAACCACTCAACGCCTGAATTTATATCCTCTTTTCTAAAACACGTTTTGAATTTTAGCTGTAAATCACTGAAGCGTCCATCGGTGTAAACGTGGCGGTGATGCTGACTGTGATTTATAAAGTTTATTGAGAATTGGATCTGAAGCATCCAGGCGATCCGAGGGGCAGCAGCGCTTCCGGGCGAGGAACCTTCCAGACTGACCAGTGTTTCCTCAGGACCTTCATGACGGAAGCGGAGGAGATCGCTGTCAGCCGGCGGATGAACAGCCTGACTCTGAACCGGCACACGGAGATCCTGGAGATCCTGGAGATCCCGCAGCTGATGGACACCTGCGTCCGGAACGGCTACTACGAGGAGGCGCTAGAGCTGGCTGCCTACGTCCGCCGGCTGGAGAGGAAGCACGCCGCACTACCTGTGATCCAGGTGAGGGCGGGCTGTGGACGGAAGGCCTGCTGGGACACGTCTCCATCACTGGTGGAGCAGGTTTGATGATGCGGTGTTTCCTGCAGGACATCGTGCGGGACGTGCGGCAGGCGGCGCAGCTGATGCTCAACCagttgctgcagcagctgcgCTCCAACGCCCAGCTGCCCGTGTGCCTGCGCGTGATTGGCTACCTGCGGCGGATGGACGTGTTCACGGAGGCGGAGCTCCGAGTGAAGTTCCTGCAGGCGCGCGGCGGCTGGCTGAGCTCCGTGCTGGACGCCGTCCCCGATGACGATCCTTATGTTCACATCACCAAGACCGTGGAGGCGTGCCGTGTCCACCTGTTCGACATCATCACACAGTACCGCGCCATCTTCTCTGACGACGACCCGCTGGCGGGCCCCCCGGGCGCCCAGGGCGAGGCGGCCATCTTCCACGGCTGGGTGGCGCAGAGGGTGGCGGAGTTCCTGGTGACGCTGCAGAGGGACCTGCGGCGGGGCGTGGGCCCCCGGCTGGACTCGCTGCTGGGCCAGTGCATGTACTTCGGCCTGTCCTTCAGCAGGGTGGGAGCCGATTTCCGGGGGCAGCTGGCGCCGCTgttccagcaggtggcgctggAGGCCTTCCAGGCGGCACTGCAGGAGGCGGTGGACCGCTTCCAGGAGGACATGAACCGCTACACGCTGGTGGCCCTGCCAGTGGCGCTGGGGGGCGCACTAGCCCCTGCGGCCCCTGGCATACAGCCTGGTACCCTGCAGCCCCCCACTGCCCTGCTGGACTTCCCGCCGCTGGCCTGCTTCCTCAACCACATCCTGAGCGCCTTCAATGACCTGCGGCTCTGCTGCCCCCTGGGGGCGGCCCAGGACGTCAGCCACAGCCTTGAAAACGTCCTGAGGGCGGTGAGTTGGACTGGAGCCACGCCCCCTTCACACACAACAAGCCACACCCCTTCCAAAAtcagaattacatttttaaaaattatataaaataaatatgttaatacGGCTGAAAATGATTGACAGTCAAAGTTCTTTCACCTTTTTGGATGCTATAtttccaaaaagaaataaagccaTTTATGGCTTTCTATTTTTACTGCCAGTTTTGGCAGGATGGGTCCTCCATATATTTGTCACTTTTTGATTTCCCTCTGCTGCTGAATGAAATTTGGCTTCTGCGCCGCAGAGGAAATCATCGCCGCCCCAGTCCGCGTTTCAATCAAAGGTCAAAGCATTGAATCAGCTGCTGTCTGTTTCCTTTGGGTCTGATCTTGGTTCTGACCCGTCTCCTCCTGCAGGTGACCCGTGTCATTGTGGCGTTCCACCGGGCCGAGCAGTCGGCCTTCAGCAGCAGGGAGGAGGATTTGTTCGTCCAGTTCTGCTCGTCATTCGCCGATGACCTTTTGCCCTTCCTTAGCCGCTGCCTGCAGGTTCTGTTTCCTCCGGCCGAGTTGGCGCTGGTTCTGGGTGAGCGAGCGGCCCGCAGCATCGCTTGTTTAGAGTGAGAACCTTGAGGAAGTGTTGTGGGTTCTGATCCAGGCGTGCGTCTGTCTGCCTCCAGGTGTTCCTGCATCTCAGCTGCACAGGTACGGCGGTCTGGGCCGCATCGACGTCTCTGCCGTCCTGCGGCCGCTGGACTTCATTCTCCCTCAgaaggaaccagaaccagaaccgctgcTATCAGAGGCCGGCATCCCGGCCGAGCAGGGCTCGCTCACGCAGCCAGAACCTTCTGAGCCGGGCCGCACAGACAccgcagcagaaccagaacctcggCAGGGTTCTGGTGGACTTGCCTAATCATTGTGGGTGACGGGATCTTGAAGTGCAGCTGTGCCGAACCGTCAGAACCGAACTTTCTGGGTCTgcagttttcttctgttcattAAAACCTCAGTTGCAAGtcttgttgtgttttacagACACTGCCACCTGGTGGCCAAACAGCAGCACTACATAGAAGCtttcaaactaaatttaataataataaaaataacgaAGCATTTATTTAGCCAGGAGGTTCTGATCCAAGAACTTAAACGGGTTCTAGAAAAGTTCTACAAGTGAACCCAGATATTCAAGTTTAgttcagatttttgaaaatatgagcAGAACGCAAAGAGAGAAATTCATTTTCATGATCTGAAACCAAAGTCCAGAACCGAGCTGGACCCGGTTCCATCACTTCTTCTTGAGGAACTTCCTGCGGGCGGCGTTGGGGTTGGCCCGCCTGCGGCCGGCACCGCTCTGCCCGTCATGGATCTGCAGGTTGGCGGCGCGGCTGTAGACGTCGTTCTGGCAGAACGGCGACACTCCGGCCACGTAGTCCGGGTCGAACACGTCCGTCTTCTGCCGGGCCTTCCTGGAGAGCCGCTGCTGCGGGAAGCGCTGGTCCTCCACCAGGTGGGGGTCGGTGGCGTGCTTCCCGCCGCGAGGCAGCGGCAGCGAGTACTGTGGACGGGACGCACAATCAGGGTTAGCGCTGCTTCCTGTCTGAGGAGAGTTCTACCAGAACCAGCTGTGGACCCACACCTGGACCTCTTGAAGGAGCAACACTCCCACAGGAAGTGTCCAACCAGCTGCTTCAGTCTTCCAGAACCACTGGTTTGAATCAGCTGGCAGAACTGTgggttctggtccagatggTTCTGGTTCAACAGCTTCAACTGGACTCCTAATTTAACCTTTAACCCTTCCATGCAGCAGGAACGTTGCCTGGCAGCCTTGGGCCCCAAACTGGTTCTGAGAacagcagaacctgcaggtgGAGTTTGACCCACCTGCAGATTCTAcaggggttaaaggtcaaagcATCTCACCCTGGTTCCTCTGGGGTTCATGACCTTGGGGTTCTTGGAGAAGTGCATCTGGAGGCTGCCGTCCTCGCCAACGGTAACCGCCAGCTTCTTCAGGGTCTGGTTGCCACAGTGAGGGCAGAACGCTTTGCTCATGTTGCTGGTCGTCCtggaaaccaaaccaaaaaccGAACCGGGTCAGGGGGGCACACACCCGGCCAGCAGGTGGTTCTGCGATGGCTTACCTGAAGCAGGCATGGCACCGCAGGATGTAGCTGCGGGCGCGGCGGATCACCAGGCCGCCGACGGACAGAACATGGAGGCCCATCTGGATCAGAACGTTCTGGAGACAGAGACGAGTCAGAGGCCGGATCGAGCAGAACCGACCGAGCAGAACCGACAGAGGCTCACCTGCATGGCGAAATCGGTGGTCAGACACCCCACTCTGACATCAGCCGCCTCCGTCCAATCAGACGACTCCATCTTCACCTGCCTGATGTTGCTGGGGGTGATCCAGCCATCGTCATCGTCTGATTGGTCGTCTGCCAGCCCAGGCTCcgccctcctctcctccccctGGAATGAGGCTCCGCCCAAATCCTGTAAACCAACAGGTCAGCAGCTGCCTCCCGGAGGAATTGggcccagcagaaccaggtTGCTGATGAAGACTTACCAGGAGGGCCAGCAGGTCCTGGTCCACGCTGGGAACCGGGTCTCTCCAGAACCGGAAGCTGTTGAAGTCTTCATCTGTTTCTGAGGACACTGGGATGTCTGGCTGCTGATCCGGGTCGGGCGGATCCTGACGAAACAAAACCATAACCAGTTAGCACCAGAGGTCCAGCGGATCTGTCTGCAGAACCGCCACCCACCAGCAGGTCCAGCAGGTCTCCCTGGAGGCTCGGCAGCGGCTGCCTCCAGAACTGGAAGCTGTTGAACTGGTCCAGGTCCGGCTGAGTGGATGGTTCTGACCGAGTGTGTCTGGCATTCGTAGCGTCCACGGTCCTCtgaagacacagaaacaaaactcagatttccagaaccagaaccagtaccagaaccagaaccggaaccagccTTGGCCCATACCCTGGAGGGAAGGTGGAAGCCCGCGATGTGAACCGGAGCCTCTGGGTGGCGCTGTGTGCTCTGGATGGTCACCTGGAACAGAAGAATGCATTAGAGATCTGGGCAGGTTCTGCAGATTCTAAGGGGACTGGGCCAGTACCTTCAGGTCCGGTTCCACCTTGATGTTCTGGGACCCGACGTGCTCTAGCTGCAGCTGGTAGGTCAGAGCCAGAACCTTGATGTCGGTGGCGGACAGGCTGGGGTAGTCGCCCGTCTTCTTGGAGAACTCTGTCACTGAAACCGGGTCAGAACTTCACCAGATGTTCCAGACCAGAACTCAGAAACTTTACCAGAACTTCACTCTGGTTCTATTAGTGACACATTTTGTCCAGCCTGACAGGTTCTGATTTAGACAACAGGCTTTccactgatatttaaaaaacgGTTCCATGACTCTCCATGACCTTCAGTATAATTTTCCATGACCCACGTACAACAGGTTGAGAAAGAAAAGTATATGACTGAAAGACCAAATTTCTTTTGTATTCTATCACTTATCACAGAAACACTGCCTTTTTATTTCAGAACCATGCTCATAAAACACTAATTGCAGCCACAAGCTAATCTTGGTTTCATTATTACAGAACAGCCACAATTAGCGGCTAAGTTGCCGAGCTCCGCAAGGGCAACTTAAGGCGCTTTTCCCTGGCAAGTCGCTCTGTATTACAGGTTAATGTGCAGTTCGGTTGAGTTCTAGTCCAGTGGGGAGATTCTCCATATTGCGGTTTGAAACGCAGCAGCTGCGGTCATTTCTCCGAAAGAGAGAGGAGCTGCTAGCATCGTTGCTAATTAAAGTGTAATTCCGACCCAAAACTTTATGCTGTGTTCCTGTCGCTCCCCGTAATTAAACTCAATTACGATCCTCTGTACTGAGCAGCTCTCTGCTACTACGGTGTGTAAGTCTACTATTTTTA
This genomic interval from Gambusia affinis linkage group LG02, SWU_Gaff_1.0, whole genome shotgun sequence contains the following:
- the cog8 gene encoding conserved oligomeric Golgi complex subunit 8, with protein sequence MDVEDESILVSVFKDSFPDSWRDNPDFSAYLSELSACGLDKLGREPERLAEERNQILQQTRELAFSNYQTFIRTADCTEHIYRDFGRVEGSVSRLLDKLPRFGERCRTFMTEAEEIAVSRRMNSLTLNRHTEILEILEIPQLMDTCVRNGYYEEALELAAYVRRLERKHAALPVIQDIVRDVRQAAQLMLNQLLQQLRSNAQLPVCLRVIGYLRRMDVFTEAELRVKFLQARGGWLSSVLDAVPDDDPYVHITKTVEACRVHLFDIITQYRAIFSDDDPLAGPPGAQGEAAIFHGWVAQRVAEFLVTLQRDLRRGVGPRLDSLLGQCMYFGLSFSRVGADFRGQLAPLFQQVALEAFQAALQEAVDRFQEDMNRYTLVALPVALGGALAPAAPGIQPGTLQPPTALLDFPPLACFLNHILSAFNDLRLCCPLGAAQDVSHSLENVLRAVTRVIVAFHRAEQSAFSSREEDLFVQFCSSFADDLLPFLSRCLQVLFPPAELALVLGVPASQLHRYGGLGRIDVSAVLRPLDFILPQKEPEPEPLLSEAGIPAEQGSLTQPEPSEPGRTDTAAEPEPRQGSGGLA
- the nob1 gene encoding RNA-binding protein NOB1 translates to MAPTLVEHVVADAGAFLKQAPLQEFGQNIYTLREVLDEIRDRTTRRSLAVLPYQLTFREPNPEHIRTVTEFSKKTGDYPSLSATDIKVLALTYQLQLEHVGSQNIKVEPDLKVTIQSTQRHPEAPVHIAGFHLPSRRTVDATNARHTRSEPSTQPDLDQFNSFQFWRQPLPSLQGDLLDLLDPPDPDQQPDIPVSSETDEDFNSFRFWRDPVPSVDQDLLALLDLGGASFQGEERRAEPGLADDQSDDDDGWITPSNIRQVKMESSDWTEAADVRVGCLTTDFAMQNVLIQMGLHVLSVGGLVIRRARSYILRCHACFRTTSNMSKAFCPHCGNQTLKKLAVTVGEDGSLQMHFSKNPKVMNPRGTRYSLPLPRGGKHATDPHLVEDQRFPQQRLSRKARQKTDVFDPDYVAGVSPFCQNDVYSRAANLQIHDGQSGAGRRRANPNAARRKFLKKK